From one Drosophila gunungcola strain Sukarami chromosome 2R unlocalized genomic scaffold, Dgunungcola_SK_2 000006F, whole genome shotgun sequence genomic stretch:
- the LOC128254845 gene encoding putative protein TPRXL — translation MRSPFILAFGFVALVAAVYAAGSTTGTDSSSSTSSTSPTSSSSTDSTSPTSSTSSTSPSSSTTSTSTSTSPSSSTTSTSPSSSTSSTSPSSSTSTSPSSTSPTTSATSPSSSTPTAASSTPSDSSSSSSSSSSSSRRKARRRQQRRRERRQERRRERRQRQRNRNRRG, via the coding sequence ATGCGATCCCCATTTATCCTAGCCTTTGGTTTTGTGGCTCTCGTTGCGGCTGTTTACGCCGCAGGCTCAACCACGGGAACGGACTCCTCCTCGTCCACTTCGTCCACGTCACCAACGTCCTCCAGTTCTACCGACTCTACATCTCCAACTTCCTCGACTTCCTCTACGTCTCCATCTTCGTCGACCACCTCTACGTCTACGTCTACGTCTCCGTCTTCCTCGACCACCTCTACATCTCCATCTTCCTCGACTTCCTCTACTTCCCCAAGCTCTTCGACTTCCACAAGTCCTTCCAGCACCTCACCAACGACTTCGGCCACTTCCCCGAGTTCCAGTACTCCGACTGCTGCTTCCTCGACGCCCAGTGACTCGTCGTCATCGagttccagcagcagcagctcttCCAGGCGAAAGGCGAGGCGTCGCCAGCAGAGACGCCGCGAGAGGCGCCAGGAGAGACGCCGCGAGAGGAGGCAACGCCAGCGCAACCGCAACCGTCGGGGTTAA
- the LOC128255136 gene encoding uncharacterized protein LOC128255136 yields the protein MESMEYEMARNMTLLFFLERLLDKGEPRTVHDLSCQFGNKEFTKEMRQIAGGSQSGLKKFLAQYPAIFLVDGDYVQVNAYQHTNADDGGGGGKRDYIQEAKDYFKNKMLQYGAAAEVPVRSLLGHRSQASPQVRHISGQHIKEFTDFLMKHTDTFKVTDDYVMLVGCENMTDLPARDRLHLPQSNIDTRGTQQMLDFFAQCIEVKGPLLVDQLFHLLTTNFPQDQWLRMFKTPGDLSSFLKLFADCFHIQANLVTLLQKPKLSDTHIQQAQAQTREQFNALNNNNSASIRKQESSVGCGGAGGGGGGVGGVSSVQQRLQSPALRSNGHANNNNGSNGNGNGNGNNNNNSIACPNFKLNAPVSNVMGGQSQGFGQPKSEPSSGFDSYVPMSELKLENLCENNYPSANTCYGPINNSAQQQQQMQQTQQTQQTVQNPAEQRLNSVNQTLKQRINTLVIRTLAENLEKDKQSLANQQGGPTSPHASPVHSIANSSSNQNASAASNVNSNSNSNSNQNNANHSPSHSYFVGDTWKIKVLQNTTVIANVKQSVFVTDIILKYAAKNENIVVSLDCEGINLGLKGEITLIEIGTTRGEAFLFDVQSCPAMVTDGGLKTVLEHDQVIKVIHDCRNDAANLYLQFGILLRNVFDTQAAHAILQYQESGKQVYKAKYISLNSLCEQYNAPCNPIKDQLKQIYRRDQKFWAKRPLTREMMLYAAGDVLVLIHDQLFGNLARQIKTENRPLFSELCTEQILMQIKPNEVKIRKKQRKVSTEVSDLKQKLAQTSKSIVLSNREIRLLRYMDLTEDEKERLKGYYKVAKKLEKMESAGNPNKDQSDSEDEPEPNENDTFPSLDSVPSDNSLSGTFSPRFSSEPPSLTESMQMLEEILQNKSMDRIARIDKLEAILTTATSLPCEQIMSANSIQEQLGSSIATTENLQIIREKSRNIKNCNCQGERSVTPILRTTDKRLVKLVDAESQTLSTGDVVITKIFFQDEHERAKEAALLSNSPTKRVSPI from the exons ATGGAGTCCATGGAGTACGAGATGGCACGCAACATGACGCTGCTCTTCTTCTTGGAGCGGCTGCTGGACAAGGGCGAGCCCCGGACCGTCCACGATTTGTCCTGCCAGTTTGGCAACAAGGAGTTCACCAAGGAGATGCGACAAATCGCCGGGGGCAGTCAGTCGG GTCTGAAGAAATTTCTCGCCCAATACCCAGCAATATTTCTGGTCGACGGTGATTATGTCCAGGTGAACGCCTACCAGCACACCAATGCGGACGATGGCGGCGGCGGGGGCAAGCGCGACTACATCCAAGAGGCTAAAGACTACTTCAAGAACAAGATGCTGCAGTACGGAGCGGCTGCCGAGGTGCCCGTTCGCAGTCTGCTCGGCCACAGGTCGCAGGCATCGCCCCAAGTGCGTCACATATCGG GTCAACACATCAAAGAGTTTACAGACTTTCTGATGAAGCACACGGATACCTTCAAGGTGACGGACGACTATGTGATGCTGGTGGGCTGCGAGAACATGACGGATCTGCCGGCGCGCGATCGCCTCCACCTGCCGCAGTCGAACATCGATACGCGCGGAACGCAGCAGATGCTCGACTTCTTTGCCCAGTGCATCGAGGTGAAGGGACCGCTGTTGGTGGACCAACTGTTCCATCTGCTGACCACCAACTTTCCGCAGGATCAGTGGCTGCGCATGTTCAAGACGCCGGGCGACTTGAGCTCGTTCCTCAAGCTCTTTGCGGACTGCTTTCACATACAGGCCAATCTAGTCACCCTGCTGCAGAAGCCCAAGCTCAGCGATACGCACATCCAGCAGGCCCAGGCTCAAACACGGGAGCAATTCAATGCGCtgaacaataacaacagcgcCAGCATTCGGAAGCAGGAATCGTCTGTCGGATGTGGAGGTGCAGGCGGTGGAGGCGGTGGAGTTGGAGGTGTCAGCTCAGTGCAGCAGAGATTGCAATCGCCGGCTCTGCGGAGTAATGGTCACgcgaacaacaacaatgggagcaatggcaatggcaatggcaatggcaataataacaataatagcaTAGCTTGCCCGAACTTCAAGTTGAATGCCCCCGTTTCGAATGTGATGGGTGGCCAGAGCCAGGGCTTCGGGCAGCCCAAGTCGGAGCCAAGTTCTGGCTTCGACAGCTATGTGCCCATGTCGGAGCTAAAGCTGGAGAATCTGTGCGAGAACAACTATCCCAGTGCGAACACATGCTACGGGCCCATTAATAACTccgcacagcagcaacaacagatGCAGCAGACGCAGCAGACGCAGCAAACGGTACAGAATCCGGCGGAGCAGCGGTTGAATAGTGTTAACCAAACCCTCAAGCAACGCATCAACACTTTAGTTATACGGACACTAGCCGAGAATCTGGAGAAGGATAAGCAATCGCTGGCCAATCAGCAAGGCGGGCCAACTTCGCCGCACGCCAGTCCCGTGCATTCCATTGCCAATTCGAGTTCTAACCAAAATGCCAGTGCTGCAAGTAACGTCAACAGCAACTCGAATTCGAATTCGAATCAAAACAATGCCAACCACTCACCTAGTCATAGCTACTTTGTCGGCGACACCTGGAAGATAAAGGTCCTGCAGAACACCACGGTGATAGCGAATGTCAAGCAATCGGTGTTTGTGACCGACATTATACTCAAGTATGCGGCCAAGAACGAGAACATAGTGGTCTCCCTCGACTGCGAGGGCATCAATCTAGGTCTGAAGGGCGAGATTACATTGATTGAGATTGGAACGACGCGTGGCGAAGCCTTTTTATTCGATGTGCAATCCTGCCCGGCGATGGTCACCGATGGCGGACTGAAGACCGTGCTGGAGCACGACCAGGTGATCAAGGTGATACACGACTGCCGCAACGATGCGGCCAATTTGTATCTGCAATTTGGCATCCTGCTGCGCAATGTGTTCGACACACAGGCAGCTCATGCTATATTGCAGTACCAGGAGAGCGGCAAGCAGGTCTACAAGGCCAAGTACATATCGCTCAATTCGCTGTGCGAACAGTATAACGCCCCCTGCAATCCCATCAAGGATCAGCTGAAACAGATCTACCGACGGGATCAGAAGTTCTGGGCCAAGCGACCCCTCACGCGGGAAATGATGCTGTATGCAGCGGGCGATGTCCTGGTGCTGATACACGACCAGTTGTTTGGCAATCTGGCGCGCCAGATCAAGACGGAGAACAGGCCACTCTTCTCGGAGCTGTGCACCGAGCAAATACTCATGCAGATCAAGCCCAACGAGGTGAAGATACGCAAGAAGCAGCGCAAGGTCAGCACCGAGGTGTCCGATCTCAAGCAGAAATTGGCCCAGACCAGCAAAAGCATTGTGCTCTCCAATCGCGAGATACGCTTGCTGCG CTACATGGACCTGACAGAGGATGAAAAGGAGCGCCTGAAGGGCTACTACAAGGTGGCCAAGAAGCTGGAGAAAATGGAGTCCGCCGGCAATCCCAACAA AGACCAAAGTGATTCGGAGGATGAGCCTGAGCCAAATGAGAATGACACATTTCCCAGCTTGGACTCGGTGCCCTCGGACAATTCGCTGTCGGGCACTTTTTCGCCACGCTTCAGCTCAGAGCCACCCAGTCTGACTGAGTCCATGCAAATGCTGGAGGAGATCCTCCAGAACAAGTCCATGGATCGCATTGCACGTATTGATAAGCTGGAGGCCATTCTGACCACTGCCACCTCGCTGCCATGTGAACAA ATTATGTCTGCAAATTCGATACAAGAGCAATTGGGATCGAGCATTGCGACCACCGAGAATCTGCAAATTATACGCGAGAAATCTAGAAA CATTAAGAACTGCAATTGCCAGGGCGAGCGCAGTGTGACGCCCATTCTGCGAACGACTGACAAGCGATTGGTTAAGCTGGTGGATGCCGAATCGCAGACGCTGAGCACCGGCGACGTGGTCATCACCAAGATATTCTTCCAGGACGAGCATGAGCGTGCCAAGGAGGCAGCCCTGCTGAGCAACTCGCCCACGAAGCGAGTGTCTCccatataa